A portion of the Babylonia areolata isolate BAREFJ2019XMU chromosome 16, ASM4173473v1, whole genome shotgun sequence genome contains these proteins:
- the LOC143290754 gene encoding apicoplast pyruvate carrier 1-like encodes MHCAGHRLPVKGIMTIVGGFLVHLTLGTQLTYGNTNPYLVSYIRNSSSPSDLQYIDGIWVQACMLMGQGVSMFLGGVLEVRLGPRFATLIGAWFLSAGVLLTYLTVKTSFITSVLTYGVMFGLGCGASYAIPVGAAMRWFPDYRGFVGGAIFFGFGLGSVIFNQIITVFINPDNLSPDVVGDDGDTYFGQEEILERVPTLFLVLGGTYAAMQFIAFFLISDPPSEPALSSAPVQEESIVGISVKKSTLAINPAFTTDPQDTPSPAGAATVESDSIEKEKKEEAKEEEVEMEVPPLKMLRSRMFYCIWLLFLLGGLGGVFLASQYKSYGQTFMEDDRFFSIVGSCASAFNAVSGMFWGWVADRYTFKSAVQMLYVIFASVAYTLSASEDAGRVFYLIWICLVYFCLSGIYGVMPAAIGRLYGNRYMGINYGLTYTSQILTSAASAFVGQLLIDQIGYHGLFYLIGGSITLGLLIAINIHPKTPDGKPV; translated from the exons ATGCATTGTGCGGGACACAGACTGCCCGTGAAGGGCATCATGACCATCGTTGGTGGCTTCCTGGTCCACCTGACACTGGGCACACAGCTTACCTATG GCAATACGAACCCCTACCTCGTGTCCTACATCCGGAACAGCTCGTCGCCCTCCGACCTGCAGTACATTGACGGCATCTGGGTGCAAGCCTGCATGCTGATGGGTCAGGGAGTCAGCATGTTCCTGGGTGGCGTCCTGGAGGTCAGGCTGGGCCCGCGCTTCGCCACGCTGATTGGGGCATGGTTCCTCAG CGCGGGCGTGTTGCTTACCTACCTGACAGTGAAGACGTCGTTCATCACCAGTGTGCTGACGTACGGAGTCATGTTCGGCCTGGGCTGTGGGGCGTCCTATGCCATCCCTGTGGGCGCCGCCATGAGG tGGTTCCCTGACTACCGGGGCTTTGTGGGCGGGGCCATTTTCTTTGGCTTTGGTCTGGGGTCCGTCATCTTCAACCAAATCATCACCGTGTTCATCAACCCTGACAACCTCTCCCCCGACGTTGTTGGAGACGATGGAGACAC GTATTTCGGGCAGGAGGAGATACTGGAGCGGGTGCCCACCCTGTTCCTGGTGCTGGGGGGGACGTACGCCGCCATGCAGTTCATCGCCTTCTTCCTCATCTCCGACCCTCCCTCTGAACCC GCCCTGAGCTCCGCGCCGGTTCAGGAAGAATCCATCGTGGGCATCTCCGTGAAGAAGAGCACCCTCGCCATCAACCCTGCCTTCACCACAGACCCTCAGGACACCCCTTCACCGGCAGGTGCCGCCACTGTGGAGTCTGATTCcattgagaaggagaagaaagaggaggcgaAAGAGGAAGAGGTAGAGATGGAAGTGCCGCCATTGAAAATGTTGAGGTCCCGGATGTTCTACTGCATATGGCTGCTCTTCCTGCTCGGGGGCTTGGGGGGCGTGTTCCTAGCCTCGCAGTACAAG TCGTACGGCCAGACGTTCATGGAGGATGACCGCTTCTTTTCCATCGTGGGGTCCTGTGCCTCCGCCTTCAACGCCGTGTCCGGCATGTTCTGGGGATGGGTGGCCGACAGGTACACGTTCAAG AGTGCCGTCCAGATGCTGTACGTGATCTTCGCGTCAGTTGCCTACACGCTGAGTGCCTCTGAGGACGCCGGCAGGGTCTTTTACCTTATATGGATATGCCTGGTCTATTTTTGTCTTTCGGGAATTTACGGCGTCATGCCCGCTGCCATCGGCCGCTTGTACGGAAACCGGTACATGGGTATCAACTATGGACTGACTTACACCTCACAG ATCCTGACGTCAGCGGCGAGTGCCTTTGTGGGCCAGCTGCTGATTGACCAGATAGGGTACCACGGACTGTTCTACCTCATCGGCGGATCCATCACCCTGG GTCTTCTGATCGCCATCAACATCCACCCCAAGACACCAGACGGAAAGCCGGTGTGA